The Mycolicibacterium doricum genome includes a region encoding these proteins:
- a CDS encoding MGMT family protein, with translation MAAITDEQVEAVRALVAQIPPGRVATYGDIAVAAGLPSPRIVGWIMRTDSSDLPWHRVIGASGRPASPLAIRQLERLRAEGVPATDGRVRLRGDDSVRHIFG, from the coding sequence GTGGCTGCCATCACCGACGAACAGGTCGAGGCGGTGCGCGCGCTCGTGGCGCAGATCCCGCCGGGCCGGGTCGCCACCTACGGAGACATCGCGGTCGCGGCAGGCTTGCCGAGTCCCCGGATCGTCGGCTGGATCATGCGCACCGACTCGTCGGACCTACCGTGGCACCGGGTGATCGGCGCGTCTGGCAGGCCTGCGTCACCTCTGGCTATCCGGCAACTCGAACGGTTGCGCGCCGAGGGAGTCCCGGCCACGGACGGCCGAGTGCGGTTGCGCGGTGACGATTCGGTGCGCCACATCTTCGGCTAG